A part of Candidatus Eremiobacteraceae bacterium genomic DNA contains:
- the cmk gene encoding (d)CMP kinase, with protein sequence MKGFSVGSGPLHIAIDGPVASGKSTVARLLASRLHCFFLDTGALYRAVALIALRRAIAPDDEAAVGSLADALDLQTAPDAAEPLGYSVIADGVRLGPELFSPEVSRAVSHVAAMPRVRARLIGAQRDFAQGRNVIMAGRDIGSAVLPHARFKFYLTASVDARVDRRLAELRAAGNSTTREQLRADIERRDARDTTRAASPLLKAADAIEIDTSAMSIDDVVEKLAQIVGAAP encoded by the coding sequence GTGAAAGGATTTTCTGTGGGTTCCGGTCCCCTGCACATCGCGATCGATGGACCAGTCGCGTCAGGCAAGAGCACGGTGGCGCGCCTGCTGGCGTCACGACTACATTGTTTCTTTCTCGATACCGGTGCGCTCTACCGGGCTGTCGCGCTCATCGCGCTACGCCGCGCCATCGCTCCCGACGACGAAGCGGCTGTGGGCTCACTTGCCGATGCGCTCGACTTGCAGACCGCGCCGGACGCCGCCGAGCCTCTCGGATACTCGGTGATCGCCGACGGCGTCCGGCTCGGACCGGAGCTCTTCTCACCGGAGGTCTCCCGCGCCGTCTCGCATGTCGCGGCCATGCCGCGCGTGCGCGCCCGCCTCATCGGCGCACAGCGCGATTTCGCACAGGGGCGCAACGTTATCATGGCCGGTCGCGACATCGGCTCGGCCGTACTGCCACATGCGCGTTTCAAATTTTATCTCACGGCCAGCGTCGATGCCCGCGTCGACCGGCGTCTCGCCGAACTGCGCGCCGCTGGGAATTCGACGACGCGCGAGCAACTGCGCGCGGATATCGAACGCCGCGATGCACGCGACACGACGCGCGCGGCATCCCCGCTTTTGAAGGCAGCCGATGCGATCGAGATCGACACGTCCGCCATGAGCATCGACGACGTCGTCGAAAAGTTGGCACAGATCGTCGGGGCCGCGCCGTGA
- a CDS encoding lysophospholipid acyltransferase family protein, producing the protein MSLYPFCKAVLRPLTTLLYAARVTGVENVPLAGPLIVAANHRSYLDPPLLGAWFPRTIHYMAKKELFTIPVLGWILRNVHSFPVNREIADPSAIKHALKTLRAGECVGIFPEGTRNIDGAATARRGAVLIAATAKCPVVPVALVNTEFAFRRFRTDPVEVNIGKPMMFQGSERKATKAELDQWTLDLAMAIERLMPGQEHGNT; encoded by the coding sequence GTGAGCTTATATCCATTTTGTAAGGCCGTGCTCCGGCCACTGACCACGCTGCTCTACGCCGCCCGCGTAACCGGCGTCGAGAACGTGCCGCTCGCCGGGCCCCTCATCGTTGCCGCCAATCATCGCTCGTATTTGGATCCACCGCTTCTCGGCGCGTGGTTCCCGCGCACCATCCACTATATGGCGAAAAAAGAGCTCTTCACTATTCCCGTGCTCGGCTGGATTCTGCGGAACGTGCACTCCTTTCCGGTCAATCGCGAGATCGCCGACCCGAGCGCCATCAAGCACGCGTTGAAGACGCTCAGAGCAGGCGAATGCGTCGGCATCTTTCCGGAGGGCACGCGCAACATCGACGGAGCGGCGACGGCGCGGCGCGGCGCGGTCCTCATCGCGGCCACGGCTAAATGTCCTGTCGTGCCGGTCGCACTCGTCAACACGGAATTCGCCTTTCGTCGCTTTCGCACCGATCCAGTCGAAGTCAACATCGGCAAGCCGATGATGTTCCAGGGGTCGGAACGAAAAGCGACGAAGGCTGAACTCGATCAATGGACGCTCGATCTCGCAATGGCTATCGAAAGACTCATGCCCGGTCAAGAACATGGAAATACTTAA
- a CDS encoding phospholipid carrier-dependent glycosyltransferase: MSVVSEIKQPSERRVPFSSREVMWLLIILGAGLVIRLILLPSQGHVTDIGSFESWTLSLNKFGVKAFYARAGFVDYPPGYMLVLWCVGQIFARFFASNDYFHLLFLCKLPAIVSDIGIGVLIYLIARRTWPGAGALWAVAVFVLNPISWFVSAYWGQADSVAAVFLVLAIYLALEDRFEFAWAALAFAVLIKPQPLVVAPLLIAWQLRRQFSWRVLLAPVIGAAVAWIGSIPFAPNFDPVGVLTWLYQRYQTGVSVYQVNSANAFNLYSIVRDMWQPDTEVVRVCLPPSLGGGCIPGLGFPQYDWGIAIFVFLLAALTWRQWRTTGPDMDVSERQYRFVSACFIALLGYFMLTTRVHERYMFSALAVLPLLWNRGALPKAALVLLSVSFMFNLTYALQYLYHPSADLNPFEVHGLSLINVLVLFAVAGSYLVDEMDASLAESFVRIRQAFSVGGGAYRSVFEGLVGWTRADYIIVGGWMAVAALLLFTGIRYPTDRYFDEIYYARAAQEYLQGKDLYEWTHPPFIKLLYAAGAWLFNLVFKAGDPFGARMTSAVCGVLTIPLLYGFAKRLFSSTPAATAAVLLLVTSDYWYVQARIAQPEIFMGFLALLTMYCAYRLIIASQIVARPGPVSYPSTNGIVASIAAFLSVLAYLKIQAIVTGTPATESASIVPYLLAVAAFGGVAVWLFARTAAFEKARSAVVFGDGVVLDGDGIMLPSGERRPFKNAVTTDGDTRVVWTNEGAEITTPDGKLRRKRDGTIEGNWRGTHVRDSQPWTFWFVLTALSVAAMIASKWYGLFDLAGLWFVGGLITAQQFLPSAWDKATSAGARFIWGNPFAARLPLYISSIVFATLVIYVLCYVPNFQHAVHTAMDPSQGGHKGFAALIWLQSIMWHYHHDLVATHPYASAWWSWPFEIRPVSYFWKEFPGAPDPNHLVSEIIALPNPYVWLAGVITVPAAGVLAWRERHKGMLFVVIMYFWQWVPWAASTRIDFEYNFYSNTALICLCSTYVMLRLWEVGLARSKTYRNWIAVGVDAYLALCVGGFVYFLPILNGAPIPWWGWDHRMWFHYGAPNWFGWI; encoded by the coding sequence GTGAGCGTCGTGTCGGAAATCAAGCAGCCCAGCGAGCGGCGCGTGCCGTTCTCGTCGCGCGAAGTCATGTGGCTGCTGATCATCCTCGGAGCCGGTCTAGTGATCCGGCTCATTTTGTTGCCGTCACAAGGGCACGTGACGGACATCGGAAGCTTCGAATCGTGGACGCTCAGCCTCAATAAGTTCGGCGTCAAAGCATTCTACGCGAGGGCCGGTTTCGTCGATTACCCGCCGGGCTATATGCTCGTGCTGTGGTGCGTCGGCCAGATCTTCGCGCGGTTCTTTGCCTCAAACGACTACTTCCACTTGCTCTTCCTTTGCAAGCTGCCGGCCATAGTGTCCGACATCGGCATCGGCGTCCTCATCTACTTGATCGCGCGGCGGACCTGGCCTGGCGCGGGCGCTCTCTGGGCAGTCGCAGTCTTCGTCCTCAATCCCATTTCGTGGTTCGTGTCTGCGTATTGGGGCCAGGCGGACTCGGTTGCGGCGGTCTTCCTCGTCCTCGCCATCTACCTCGCATTGGAAGACCGGTTCGAATTCGCGTGGGCGGCCCTTGCGTTTGCCGTGCTCATCAAGCCGCAGCCGTTGGTCGTCGCACCGCTCCTCATCGCGTGGCAGCTCCGGCGCCAGTTCTCATGGCGCGTGCTGCTTGCCCCGGTGATCGGCGCAGCCGTCGCGTGGATCGGCTCCATACCGTTTGCGCCCAACTTCGATCCGGTGGGCGTACTGACATGGCTCTACCAGCGCTATCAAACGGGCGTCAGCGTCTATCAGGTCAACTCGGCCAATGCATTTAATCTGTATTCGATCGTCCGCGACATGTGGCAGCCCGACACCGAAGTGGTCCGCGTCTGCCTGCCGCCCTCTCTTGGCGGCGGTTGCATCCCCGGTTTAGGCTTCCCGCAATACGACTGGGGCATCGCGATCTTCGTCTTTCTCTTGGCCGCGCTCACCTGGCGGCAATGGCGAACGACCGGTCCGGACATGGACGTGAGCGAGCGGCAGTACCGGTTTGTCTCCGCGTGCTTCATCGCGTTGCTTGGCTACTTCATGCTCACCACTCGCGTGCACGAGCGGTATATGTTCTCGGCTCTCGCCGTCTTGCCGTTGCTGTGGAACCGAGGCGCGCTGCCAAAGGCGGCCCTCGTTCTGCTCTCGGTCTCGTTCATGTTCAATCTCACGTACGCGCTGCAATATCTATACCATCCGAGCGCCGACCTCAATCCGTTCGAAGTGCACGGGCTTTCGCTGATCAACGTGCTGGTGCTGTTCGCCGTCGCGGGGTCGTATCTCGTCGATGAGATGGATGCGTCGCTTGCGGAGTCGTTCGTCCGGATCAGACAGGCCTTTTCCGTGGGAGGCGGCGCATACCGTTCGGTCTTTGAGGGCCTCGTCGGCTGGACGCGTGCCGACTACATCATCGTGGGCGGTTGGATGGCCGTGGCGGCGCTGCTCCTCTTCACCGGCATTCGATATCCCACCGACCGGTATTTCGACGAGATCTACTATGCCCGCGCTGCGCAAGAGTATTTGCAGGGCAAAGATCTTTACGAATGGACGCATCCGCCGTTCATCAAGCTTCTTTATGCCGCGGGGGCGTGGCTCTTCAACCTGGTCTTCAAAGCCGGCGATCCGTTCGGTGCGCGCATGACGAGCGCGGTGTGCGGCGTGTTGACCATTCCGCTGCTCTACGGTTTCGCCAAGCGGCTGTTCTCGTCCACGCCGGCGGCCACCGCGGCGGTGCTGCTGCTCGTGACGAGTGACTACTGGTACGTGCAAGCGCGCATCGCGCAGCCCGAGATATTCATGGGATTTCTCGCGCTGCTCACCATGTACTGCGCATACAGACTCATCATCGCATCCCAGATCGTCGCCCGCCCGGGGCCGGTCAGCTATCCGTCGACGAACGGAATTGTTGCGAGCATCGCGGCGTTCCTCAGCGTACTCGCCTACTTGAAGATCCAGGCTATCGTGACCGGCACTCCCGCCACTGAAAGTGCGTCCATCGTTCCGTATCTGCTCGCAGTCGCGGCGTTCGGCGGCGTCGCCGTGTGGCTCTTCGCGCGCACTGCCGCTTTTGAAAAGGCGCGCAGCGCAGTGGTGTTCGGCGACGGCGTCGTCCTGGACGGCGACGGCATCATGCTGCCTTCGGGAGAGCGACGTCCCTTTAAGAACGCGGTCACGACCGACGGCGACACGCGCGTGGTGTGGACGAACGAAGGGGCGGAGATCACGACGCCCGACGGAAAGCTGCGACGTAAACGAGACGGCACGATCGAGGGCAACTGGCGCGGCACGCACGTTCGCGACTCGCAACCGTGGACGTTCTGGTTCGTGCTGACCGCGCTTTCGGTCGCTGCGATGATCGCAAGCAAGTGGTACGGTTTGTTCGACCTCGCCGGGCTCTGGTTCGTCGGGGGACTCATCACCGCACAGCAATTCCTGCCCAGCGCATGGGATAAGGCGACGAGCGCAGGCGCGCGCTTTATCTGGGGCAATCCGTTTGCCGCGCGGTTGCCGCTCTACATCTCTTCGATCGTCTTCGCGACCCTTGTCATCTACGTGCTCTGCTACGTGCCCAACTTCCAGCACGCCGTGCACACTGCGATGGACCCGAGCCAAGGCGGCCATAAGGGATTCGCCGCGCTGATCTGGCTGCAGAGCATCATGTGGCATTACCATCACGATCTCGTCGCGACGCATCCGTACGCATCGGCTTGGTGGAGCTGGCCGTTCGAAATCCGCCCGGTCTCTTATTTCTGGAAAGAGTTTCCAGGCGCTCCGGACCCAAATCACCTAGTCTCCGAGATCATCGCGCTGCCGAATCCGTACGTGTGGCTTGCCGGCGTGATCACTGTGCCGGCCGCAGGCGTGCTGGCTTGGCGCGAGCGGCATAAGGGCATGCTGTTCGTCGTCATCATGTACTTCTGGCAGTGGGTGCCGTGGGCTGCA
- a CDS encoding polyprenyl synthetase family protein, producing the protein MSRGRRRRSLARLVPGSSHRRGLRVISEAAGTLGPFEQYLRDVIEDAAHREPLRSQLRHHFGLAEPERARTGKRLRPRLVLAAARAFGASDAVALPACAAVELLHNYSLIHDDIEDGDKLRHGRATVWSEFGLAHGVNCGDVVGALAYRSLEPVAELLGTDIAYAMTASLARAHIAMCRGQALDLAGEGDATATTSWYIEMIEGKTAALFACSARLGALCARASNEDVARCAEVGRRFGLYFQIRDDIEGIWGETDRTGKTACADLGRRKKSFPVVWALEHAPAGAGAAIRKAYSRPGTGLDDRVVSALRAELEAAGAREAGVRAAAENADAAREGARDIHALAEFVEAWSGR; encoded by the coding sequence ATTTCTCGCGGACGACGTCGTCGCTCGCTTGCGCGACTGGTTCCCGGAAGCTCGCACCGTCGAGGTCTGAGGGTCATTTCGGAAGCCGCCGGTACGCTCGGTCCGTTCGAGCAGTATCTTCGCGATGTCATCGAAGATGCCGCGCATCGCGAGCCGCTCCGGTCTCAACTGCGTCATCACTTCGGACTTGCCGAACCGGAACGCGCGCGAACCGGCAAACGTCTGCGGCCAAGACTCGTTCTTGCCGCAGCACGCGCATTCGGCGCGAGCGACGCCGTCGCGTTGCCCGCATGCGCCGCTGTGGAACTCTTGCACAATTACTCGCTCATCCACGACGACATCGAAGACGGCGACAAATTGCGGCACGGGCGGGCGACCGTCTGGTCCGAATTTGGTCTAGCGCACGGCGTCAATTGCGGAGACGTCGTGGGAGCGCTCGCATATCGTTCGCTCGAACCGGTCGCGGAGCTGCTCGGCACGGATATCGCTTATGCGATGACGGCGTCGCTCGCGCGAGCACACATAGCGATGTGCCGCGGTCAGGCGCTCGACTTGGCGGGGGAAGGTGACGCGACAGCGACGACCTCTTGGTACATTGAGATGATCGAGGGCAAGACCGCGGCGCTGTTCGCCTGCTCGGCGCGGCTCGGCGCTCTGTGCGCGCGTGCATCCAACGAAGACGTGGCGCGATGTGCGGAAGTCGGACGGCGCTTCGGCTTGTATTTTCAGATCCGCGACGACATCGAGGGCATCTGGGGCGAAACCGATCGCACCGGCAAAACGGCGTGCGCCGATTTGGGCAGGCGCAAGAAGAGTTTTCCGGTCGTGTGGGCGCTGGAGCACGCCCCGGCCGGCGCGGGCGCCGCGATCCGCAAAGCCTACAGCAGGCCGGGAACAGGACTTGACGACCGCGTCGTCAGCGCGCTGCGCGCCGAACTCGAGGCGGCGGGCGCGCGCGAGGCAGGCGTTCGCGCGGCTGCCGAAAATGCCGATGCGGCGCGAGAGGGCGCGCGCGACATTCACGCGCTTGCTGAATTCGTAGAGGCGTGGAGCGGACGGTAA
- the ispH gene encoding 4-hydroxy-3-methylbut-2-enyl diphosphate reductase, with product MEILKARTQGFCFGVELTYKKALSETTERDDVHTMGNIVHNPLIVRELDEKGLKNVDSLDEISEGTLFVRAHGLPPQVIAAAEQKGLRVADATCPMVTRTQRLAARLAEEGRSVVILGDPNHPEVKGIAGHAEGCLVMNEWPQDETEIRRMRRIAIVSQSTLNGDKFKELVGKIAAINYEVRVYNTICSDTQGRQDASRDLARDVDTMVVIGGTKSANTRHLAEIAEAEGARAYLVENAGDLQRDWFRGDERIGIATGASTPGFLADDVVARLRDWFPEARTVEV from the coding sequence ATGGAAATACTTAAAGCGCGCACTCAAGGTTTTTGCTTCGGCGTCGAGCTGACGTATAAGAAGGCGCTTTCGGAAACGACCGAGCGCGACGACGTCCACACCATGGGCAACATCGTCCACAACCCGCTCATCGTGCGCGAACTCGATGAAAAGGGCCTCAAGAACGTCGACAGTCTCGACGAGATCTCAGAGGGCACGTTGTTCGTCCGCGCGCACGGTCTGCCGCCGCAAGTCATCGCCGCGGCAGAGCAAAAAGGTCTCCGCGTCGCCGACGCCACTTGCCCTATGGTCACCCGCACGCAGCGACTTGCCGCCCGGCTCGCCGAAGAAGGCCGCAGCGTCGTGATCTTAGGCGATCCGAACCATCCTGAAGTCAAAGGCATTGCCGGTCACGCCGAAGGCTGCCTCGTCATGAACGAGTGGCCCCAAGATGAAACCGAGATCCGTCGCATGCGCCGCATCGCCATCGTCTCGCAAAGCACGCTGAACGGCGACAAGTTCAAAGAACTCGTCGGGAAGATCGCGGCCATCAACTATGAGGTCCGCGTCTACAACACGATCTGTTCCGATACGCAAGGCCGTCAAGACGCTTCGCGCGATCTCGCCCGCGACGTCGACACCATGGTGGTCATCGGCGGCACGAAATCGGCGAACACGCGCCACCTCGCGGAGATCGCCGAGGCCGAGGGCGCCCGCGCGTACCTCGTGGAAAACGCCGGCGATCTGCAGCGCGACTGGTTCCGCGGCGATGAACGGATCGGCATCGCGACCGGCGCGTCCACGCCCGGATTTCTCGCGGACGACGTCGTCGCTCGCTTGCGCGACTGGTTCCCGGAAGCTCGCACCGTCGAGGTCTGA